From a single Opisthocomus hoazin isolate bOpiHoa1 chromosome 6, bOpiHoa1.hap1, whole genome shotgun sequence genomic region:
- the HMX2 gene encoding homeobox protein HMX2 — MSSKEDPSKCCPAAAPVSSFTIQSILGSGSSEPPREGRGPSWPSRPRTLSLSSEEEEPEESWKRRGCFCPDAQGPAEPCRKHQPLGFTCLGSGKGSGAAGGGERGPFLPPPQQDCKEEKEKPLGPSSPSCGDRQRDGGDRQAGSAKKKTRTVFSRSQVYQLESTFDVKRYLSSSERACLASSLQLTETQVKTWFQNRRNKWKRQLSAELEAANMAHASAQTLVGMPLVFRDNSLLRVPVPRSIAFPAPLYYPGSNLSALPLYNLYNKIDY; from the exons ATGAGCAGCAAAGAAGACCCGAGCAAGTGCTGCCCGGCGGCTGCTCCCGTCTCCAGTTTCACCATCCAGTCCATCCTGGGCAGCGGCAGCTCCGAGCCCCCCCGGGAGGGCAGGGGGCCCTCCTGGCCCTCCCGACCCCGGACCCTCTCCCTCTCCTCGGAGGAAGAGGAGCCGGAGGAGAGCTGGAAACGCCGCGGTTGCTTCTGCCCCGACGCTCAGGGCCCCGCCGAGCCGTGCCGCAAGCACCAGCCCCTCGGCTTCACCTGTCTCG GCAGCGGcaaggggagcggagcggcgggcggcggggagcgggggccgttcctcccccctccccagcaggactgtaaggaggagaaggagaagccgCTGGGACCCTCCTCGCCCTCCTGCGGGGACCGGCAGCGCGACGGCGGGGACCGGCAGGCCGGTTCCGCCAAGAAGAAGACCCGCACGGTCTTCAGCCGCAGCCAGGTCTACCAGCTGGAGTCCACCTTCGACGTGAAGCGCTACCTGAGCAGCTCGGAGCGGGCCTGCCTGGCCTCCAGCCTGCAGCTCACCGAGACCCAGGTGAAGACCTGGTTCCAGAACCGGAGGAACAAGTGGAAACGGCAGCTCTCGGCCGAGCTGGAGGCGGCCAACATGGCCCACGCCTCGGCGCAGACTCTGGTGGGGATGCCGCTGGTGTTCAGGGACAATTCCCTCCTCCGGGTGCCGGTGCCCCGGTCCATCGCCTTCCCCGCCCCTCTCTACTACCCCGGCAGCAACCTCTCGGCCTTACCGCTCTACAACCTCTACAACAAGATCGACTACTGA
- the HMX3 gene encoding homeobox protein HMX3, translating into MPETGQEPPGPPPPPPKESFYIKNLLNGDPPKATPKQPRGLLAPSGKAAVDGAGFAISQVGDLAFPRFEIPAPRFALSAHCLERAQTWWYPYALTPAGAHLPRTEAAEKSLLRDSSPASGTDRDSPEPPLKAEGEQKEPDSKSPDEIVLEESDSEEAKKEGGTEDWKKREESPEKKPCRKKKTRTVFSRSQVFQLESTFDMKRYLSSSERAGLAASLHLTETQVKIWFQNRRNKWKRQLAAELEAANLSHAAAQRIVRVPILYHENSGAEGSAGGGGTPGTQPLLTFPHPVYYSHPVVTSVPLLRPV; encoded by the exons ATGCCGGAGACCGGGCAGGAAcctcccggccccccgccgcctcccccgaaGGAATCCTTCTACATCAAGAACCTGCTCAACGGCGACCCCCCCAAGGCGACCCCCAAGCAGCCGCGGGGGCTGCTCGCCCCGTCGGGCAAGGCGGCGGTGGACGGGGCCGGTTTCGCCATCTCGCAGGTCGGAGACCTCGCCTTCCCCCGCTTCGAGATCCCGGCTCCGCGCTTCGCCCTCAGCGCCCACTGCCTGGAGCGCGCCCAGACCTGGTGGTACCCCTACGCCCTGACCCCGGCCGGAGCCCACCTGCCCCGCACAGAAG CCGCCGAGAAATCCCTGCTGAGGGACTCGTCCCCCGCCTCGGGCACCGACCGGGACTCCCCGGAGCCGCCGCTGAAGGCGGAGGGGGAGCAGAAGGAACCGGACTCCAAGAGCCCCGACGAGATCGTCCTGGAGGAGAGCGATTCGGAGGAGGCGAAGAAAGAGGGAGGAACGGAGGACTGGAAGAAAAGGGAGGAGAGCCCGGAGAAGAAACCCTGCCGCAAGAAGAAGACCCGCACGGTCTTCAGCCGCAGCCAGGTCTTCCAGCTGGAGTCCACCTTCGACATGAAGCGGTACCTGAGCAGCTCGGAGCGGGCCGGCCTGGCCGCCTCCCTCCACCTGACAGAGACCCAGGTGAagatctggttccagaaccgCAGGAACAAGTGGAAGAGGCAGCTGGCGGCCGAGCTGGAGGCGGCCAACCTCAGCCACGCAGCCGCTCAGCGCATCGTCCGCGTCCCCATCCTCTACCACGAGAACTCGGGAGcggaggggagcgcggggggcggtggaacccccggcacccagcccctcctcaccttcccccaccccgtcTACTACTCCCACCCGGTGGTCACCTCCGTGCCGCTCCTGCGGCCCGTCTGA